In the Arachis ipaensis cultivar K30076 chromosome B10, Araip1.1, whole genome shotgun sequence genome, one interval contains:
- the LOC107623856 gene encoding uncharacterized protein LOC107623856, which translates to MQQRKAGLGRPSGTDGSDYSYRMVVDSRYQLVAKGKQRLSRLFIFQGLFLLMGVIFAVLPAMKKDTPNRVALSSALVSFISLAIAEIGRRRSRASLLRFYSVISSLAVISLTMSLVKQYSLLKAIQDFGLKGTSMFDADNFPGFQVGLLVYIFTLLLFKIITIKAVTSLLYNMSPPKKAS; encoded by the exons ATGCAGCAGAGAAAAGCAGGGTTGGGGAGACCATCTGGAACTGATGGCTCAGATTACTCATACCGTATGGTTGTTGATTCAA GATATCAGTTGGTTGCAAAGGGCAAGCAACGCCTTTCTCGCCTATTTATCTTTCAG GGTCTATTTTTATTAATGGGAGTGATATTTGCAGTTTTGCCAGCAATGAAAAAGGATACTCCAAATAGAGTTGCCCTTTCTTCCGCTCTTGTTAGTTTCATTTCTCTTGCCATTGCAGAAATAG GTCGAAGACGAAGCCGGGCCAGTTTGTTGAGATTTTATAGTGTGATATCATCTCTTGCTGTGATTTCGTTGACCATGTCTCTAGTTAAGCAGTATTCTCTGCTGAAG GCCATCCAGGATTTTGGTTTGAAAGGAACAAGCATGTTTGATGCTGATAACTTTCCTGGCTTTCAAGTTG GTTTGCTGGTATATATATTCACACTATTGTTGTTTAAGATTATTACCATCAAAGCAGTTACTTCCCTTCTTTATAACATGTCCCCTCCCAAGAAAGCATCTTAG